Proteins encoded in a region of the Flammeovirga yaeyamensis genome:
- the mtaB gene encoding tRNA (N(6)-L-threonylcarbamoyladenosine(37)-C(2))-methylthiotransferase MtaB, with translation MRKVAFYTLGCKLNFSETSTIGRQFEERGYKKVEFSDTPDIYIINTCSVTDNADKKCQKIVREAKKISPNSYVAIIGCYAQLKPKEISELEGVDAVLGAAEKFRLLDLLDGFVKTEEPTVLAKEIKETKEFVSGYSMNDRTRTFLKVQDGCNYKCSFCTIPLARGKSRSARIADIIENAKEIAASDVKEVVLTGVNIGDFGIINGKRQERLIDLLKELDKVEGIERYRISSIEPNLLDEEIIEFCTQSDKFVPHFHIPLQSGSDKMLELMRRRYRTDLYQSRITEIRKQMPDACIGVDVIIGFPGETEEDFLDTYNFLNELDVAYLHVFTYSERPNTDAVHMDGIVPKSERAKRSKMLRILSDKKKRAFYETQLGTKRTVLFEHDIEEGKMFGFTENYVRVEAKYDPALVNELKHVELVQVNDANVVEIKEPEVVYEKH, from the coding sequence ATGAGAAAAGTAGCCTTTTATACACTTGGTTGTAAATTAAATTTCTCTGAGACGAGTACGATCGGTCGTCAATTTGAGGAAAGAGGATATAAAAAAGTGGAGTTCTCAGATACTCCAGATATATATATAATCAACACTTGTTCTGTCACTGACAATGCAGACAAAAAGTGTCAGAAAATTGTTCGTGAAGCCAAAAAAATCTCACCGAATTCTTACGTTGCGATTATTGGATGTTACGCTCAATTGAAGCCTAAAGAAATCTCTGAACTTGAAGGAGTTGATGCCGTTTTAGGTGCAGCTGAAAAGTTCCGCTTGCTAGATCTATTGGATGGATTTGTGAAAACAGAAGAACCCACTGTTTTAGCCAAAGAAATCAAAGAAACTAAAGAATTCGTTTCAGGTTATTCGATGAACGATAGAACAAGAACGTTCTTAAAAGTTCAGGATGGCTGTAATTATAAATGTTCGTTCTGTACAATTCCATTAGCAAGAGGTAAATCAAGAAGTGCTCGTATTGCTGATATCATCGAAAATGCAAAAGAGATTGCAGCATCAGATGTTAAAGAAGTAGTACTGACAGGTGTGAACATTGGTGATTTTGGTATCATCAATGGAAAACGCCAAGAAAGACTGATCGATTTATTAAAAGAGTTGGATAAAGTAGAAGGTATCGAGCGTTATCGTATTTCCTCTATCGAGCCCAACTTATTGGACGAAGAGATTATTGAGTTCTGTACTCAATCTGATAAATTTGTTCCTCACTTCCATATTCCATTACAATCAGGTTCTGATAAGATGTTGGAATTAATGAGAAGACGTTACAGAACAGATTTATATCAATCAAGAATTACTGAAATCAGAAAACAAATGCCAGATGCCTGCATCGGTGTTGATGTTATCATCGGTTTCCCTGGAGAAACGGAAGAAGATTTCTTAGATACATATAATTTCCTAAATGAGTTAGACGTTGCCTACCTGCACGTCTTCACTTACTCAGAAAGACCAAATACGGATGCCGTTCATATGGATGGAATCGTACCTAAGTCAGAAAGAGCAAAACGTTCGAAAATGCTTCGTATCCTTTCAGATAAGAAGAAAAGAGCATTCTACGAAACTCAATTAGGTACAAAACGCACAGTGCTTTTCGAACACGATATCGAAGAAGGTAAAATGTTCGGCTTCACAG
- a CDS encoding caspase family protein, with translation MKISFYSICLFVLLFHSVIGQDKSQHVVVDPQGHSQIIRKVVFSSNNQKIYSVSEDRTMRVWDVPSSSLSHTFWGNMSKGADGGYGALTLSPDNKLIAIAGDLKDHEISIINLTTGQQIASLLGHDSSVSDLQFSSDGEYLISAGADNTVRVWYIPFLENEVFEEEPYEELSIEEHTDLVYNIDLSEDGSRLVTSSFDGTVRMYSMSVGMKSAALMKVWETSDRFTNVEISVDNKFVVAGDDHGRVYVWNTNGTEVASLTDTEGFITSLEFSDNDELLLVTDSKGNIVLYDTEAWVKHKSIDNKKGIVSSAQFANLSKNYILTAIGDHPEINIWDISKNKIVRTFKSDTKSFQDVTVNGSEVYLTKENQSVMIDFEGMKVDLNAKNTESASAIDKENLTLNDEYTIQYNDIQIDADDEIVTFGKLPSQIVISTKSSLKLYDLQGEEQLELMGCLGTVDELYYLNNNKYLLGKSADFTYHVWNLATGEHLVSAYISDNNDWIIWSPKGYYEASAGGEQYVGFLVSHGFGVLGEFNKLSSLSNRFHQPQILKKIYQSGGFKEANISNHQPIDIAEIKPKVEWASPLSEDEIIDDAVQVTATVQSKLPLSSLRLLLNARPYPQIQIDESLEERVYTYNIEQKINIPFHFGSIQLFIENKEISYLTNPRHVSTEDVNDSYSLDDLLKQTSVKDKKDIHVVSIGISEFANNALNLKYADKDAMSLADAFLGQQRGELFNEVKLKRLTNSDATKENILQSINDLKTEVTSKDMTVIYISTHGLEYKNQLHLTPYDVNLNTFSTSALGWDELQQSIAQLPSQVIVFFDVQKGRDLGSQLKATQLVEEVRQLSSDENNISVFASNNMGEVPMNDENNGHSLFVEVLLEGLGKGLADNTGDHFISIKELAQFVCDQVQERSEDQQHPIIVIPTAAPNILIGNLKSN, from the coding sequence ATGAAGATTTCTTTTTATTCCATTTGTCTCTTTGTTTTATTATTCCATTCAGTTATTGGTCAAGATAAATCACAACATGTGGTTGTGGACCCACAAGGGCATTCTCAGATAATTAGGAAAGTGGTTTTTTCGAGTAATAATCAAAAAATCTATTCTGTATCGGAAGATAGGACAATGAGGGTGTGGGATGTTCCTTCATCAAGTTTATCACATACTTTTTGGGGCAATATGTCCAAAGGTGCGGATGGAGGTTATGGTGCATTAACTTTATCACCTGATAATAAACTAATAGCTATCGCTGGGGATCTGAAAGATCATGAAATCAGCATTATTAATTTGACTACCGGACAACAAATTGCTTCTTTATTAGGACACGATAGCTCAGTATCAGATCTACAATTCTCTTCTGATGGAGAATACCTCATCTCAGCAGGAGCTGATAATACGGTGAGAGTGTGGTATATTCCTTTCCTTGAAAATGAAGTTTTTGAAGAAGAACCCTACGAAGAACTTTCTATAGAAGAACATACTGATTTGGTGTATAATATCGATTTATCGGAGGATGGATCTCGATTGGTGACCTCATCTTTTGATGGTACAGTAAGAATGTATTCTATGTCTGTTGGGATGAAAAGTGCTGCTTTGATGAAAGTGTGGGAAACTTCAGATCGATTTACCAATGTAGAAATTTCAGTTGATAATAAATTTGTAGTTGCAGGAGACGATCATGGACGTGTGTATGTTTGGAATACCAACGGAACTGAAGTCGCTTCTTTAACAGATACAGAAGGGTTTATCACTAGCTTGGAATTTTCTGATAATGATGAGTTGTTATTGGTTACCGACTCCAAAGGAAATATAGTATTGTACGATACAGAAGCGTGGGTAAAACATAAATCAATCGACAATAAAAAAGGAATAGTAAGTTCTGCTCAATTTGCCAACCTTTCTAAAAACTATATCCTTACCGCTATTGGTGATCATCCTGAGATTAATATTTGGGATATTTCTAAAAATAAAATAGTTAGAACATTTAAAAGTGATACTAAGTCATTTCAAGATGTTACTGTGAATGGAAGTGAGGTCTACCTAACTAAGGAAAATCAAAGTGTGATGATTGATTTTGAGGGAATGAAGGTAGATCTAAATGCAAAAAATACAGAGTCAGCTTCAGCAATTGATAAAGAAAATCTAACGTTAAATGATGAATATACTATTCAGTATAATGATATTCAAATTGATGCAGACGATGAGATTGTAACTTTTGGAAAGTTGCCTTCACAAATTGTAATCAGTACTAAATCTTCTTTGAAATTATATGATTTACAGGGTGAGGAACAGCTCGAATTGATGGGCTGTTTAGGAACTGTGGATGAGTTGTATTATTTGAACAATAACAAATACCTGTTGGGTAAGAGTGCAGATTTTACTTATCACGTTTGGAATTTAGCGACAGGAGAACACCTTGTCTCAGCATATATTTCTGATAATAACGATTGGATCATTTGGTCGCCAAAGGGTTATTACGAGGCTTCTGCTGGAGGGGAACAATATGTCGGTTTTCTAGTTAGTCACGGTTTTGGAGTATTAGGCGAATTCAATAAGTTAAGTTCTTTATCAAATAGATTTCATCAACCTCAAATTCTAAAAAAGATTTACCAATCGGGAGGGTTTAAAGAGGCCAACATTTCAAATCATCAACCTATAGACATTGCAGAAATAAAACCAAAAGTAGAATGGGCTTCACCATTATCAGAAGATGAAATTATAGATGATGCGGTACAAGTGACTGCAACTGTTCAATCTAAATTGCCCTTATCTAGCTTACGATTACTATTAAATGCTAGACCATATCCACAAATACAAATTGATGAATCTTTAGAGGAAAGAGTATATACCTATAATATTGAACAGAAAATCAATATACCTTTTCATTTTGGTAGTATTCAGCTTTTTATAGAAAATAAGGAAATTAGTTATTTAACAAATCCTCGACACGTAAGTACTGAGGATGTCAACGATAGTTACTCTTTAGATGATCTTTTGAAACAAACATCTGTAAAAGACAAAAAGGATATTCATGTGGTGAGTATAGGTATCTCTGAATTTGCCAATAATGCTTTGAATTTAAAATATGCCGATAAAGATGCGATGTCCTTAGCCGATGCTTTTTTAGGTCAGCAAAGAGGGGAGTTATTTAATGAGGTTAAGCTGAAAAGACTGACTAATAGTGATGCGACTAAAGAAAACATTCTTCAATCGATCAATGATTTAAAAACAGAGGTGACGTCGAAAGATATGACTGTGATTTATATTTCTACTCATGGATTAGAATATAAAAATCAACTTCATTTAACGCCATATGATGTGAATTTGAATACCTTTTCTACTTCAGCATTAGGTTGGGACGAATTGCAACAATCAATAGCACAGTTACCGAGTCAGGTGATCGTATTTTTTGATGTGCAAAAAGGTAGAGATTTAGGTTCGCAGTTAAAAGCTACACAACTTGTAGAAGAAGTAAGACAGTTATCTTCTGATGAAAATAACATTTCGGTTTTTGCATCAAATAATATGGGGGAAGTACCAATGAATGACGAAAACAATGGCCATAGTCTCTTTGTAGAAGTACTGTTAGAAGGACTAGGAAAAGGGTTGGCAGACAACACTGGAGATCATTTTATATCTATTAAGGAATTAGCACAGTTTGTATGTGATCAGGTTCAGGAAAGATCGGAAGACCAACAGCATCCGATCATTGTTATACCAACAGCAGCCCCAAATATTTTGATTGGCAATTTAAAGTCAAACTAG
- a CDS encoding YihY/virulence factor BrkB family protein: protein MNNQLIRQKLEQYYVGHVILKAFRLITAAWKEFNLDHAYIYGASLAYYTIISLPAALNLLFTWLTAFFDEDEIKEDMIEEIALVTGDVVAIELEGMINSLTALQIDSTISTSISIGTLIFTSTLSFHTLKVALNKFWKVPFHKQKFKQLVMDRLIAFSMVLVMGGLFLLLVFIDSAISVLSEFLKEWLTTKTVDFIYGIRQTFTLLISVLLFTSIYKFIPDVTIKWRDAFIGAVVTTVLFQVGQFGIRYYLTHIQANSHWGAGSPIIVVMAWTFYSVQVMFYGAEFTYVYSQEYGKGIESNVITENEQV from the coding sequence TTGAATAATCAATTGATCCGTCAAAAATTAGAACAATATTACGTAGGACATGTGATCCTCAAGGCCTTTCGATTAATTACTGCCGCTTGGAAAGAATTTAATCTTGACCATGCCTATATCTATGGTGCATCACTTGCCTACTATACGATTATTTCATTACCTGCCGCCCTAAACCTCTTGTTTACTTGGCTTACCGCATTTTTTGATGAAGATGAAATCAAAGAAGACATGATCGAAGAGATCGCTTTGGTAACGGGTGATGTGGTAGCTATCGAATTAGAAGGGATGATCAATAGCTTAACCGCCTTACAAATTGATTCTACCATTTCAACATCAATAAGTATAGGCACTTTAATTTTTACCTCTACTTTATCATTTCATACCTTAAAGGTGGCTTTGAATAAGTTTTGGAAAGTGCCCTTTCATAAACAAAAGTTCAAACAATTGGTTATGGACCGACTTATCGCCTTTAGTATGGTGCTTGTTATGGGTGGCTTGTTTTTACTTTTAGTTTTTATTGATTCTGCAATAAGTGTGTTATCAGAGTTTTTAAAAGAATGGCTAACGACTAAAACCGTTGATTTTATATACGGTATCCGTCAGACATTTACACTTTTGATATCCGTTTTACTCTTTACGAGTATTTATAAATTTATTCCTGATGTGACGATTAAATGGAGAGACGCATTTATCGGTGCAGTGGTGACGACAGTTTTATTTCAAGTGGGTCAGTTTGGTATTCGCTATTACCTTACGCACATACAAGCCAATTCTCATTGGGGAGCCGGCTCACCGATTATTGTCGTTATGGCTTGGACTTTTTATTCTGTACAAGTTATGTTTTACGGTGCTGAATTTACCTATGTGTACTCTCAAGAATATGGAAA